The Naumovozyma castellii chromosome 5, complete genome genomic interval CATTGATTACCATTTGTTCCATTTGTGGTGGGTATGATAGTATATCGAGTTGTGTGAGATGTAGTAACAAAATATGTTCGTTACGATGTTATAAACTACATAATGAAACAAGATGCATTCACCGCTGATCAACTATAGaacagaatatattagCGATAATAAATGACATATTGTTATTTTAGGAGACGTATATACATTAGTAGATGTTATCCAATAATACTCTTTTAGTTTTCGGTATTgtcaaacaaataaattaagGCCTAAGTTATTTCGAATGTGTCCTAGAGAAAGATATAATTTGATCTTTTTAGATCTTTAAAAGCCCTGAGAGGGATAATTCATTATAAAATTATAATTGTCctgaataatttcttaaGTTTAGCGATCTATGTAAAAAAGTAGTAATATGATTTATCGaaaaaatatcttgatAATAGACATTGTGGATTACAAATTTTGCAATCTATAAATGATTTGAGCTAATGCCCATCCTAGAAAGTGCAACTGGGTGTTTTATTGATGTCCTAACTGGAAAGGTCTTTTTTTTAGGACAATCACTTTAGAACTTATCGCAGACCTGTCACACTTCTTAACAACAACAGtcaattattcaagaacatgaaagataaaaattataaaataatGTAATTAGAGCTCAATCCAAGTTGTATAAGCGCAACACGAacatatttataatatctCTTAATCTCCATCTGACTTCTGGTTTAATTAATTGCTGTGAGAATCATCAAGATCGAACCCATCAAAAAATCTAGCAAGGGAGAAACTAAATGGTATGGGAAATATTTGGGAAATCAACAGGAAACATCCGGGTCAcactgaaaaattttcatttttttgtcGTTTCTTTTTTGGTGATGCGatgacattgaaaaattagttggttaaatataaagaacTACGTACTTAAAGCAATTGTATACTGGCTTATTATAGCAAGTCAATTGGTAATAAAGCAATCAAATTAACGACAGAATGCCTCCAGTATCAGCATCAAAAGCCAAGAGAGAAGCCAAGAAGGCCGAAAGAGACGCCAAGAAGGCTGCCGAAGGTAAAAAACCTTCCCGTAGAATgggaaagaaaaaggatACCgaagaattagatgatgCTGCTGTTGCCGCAAAGGAGATTGCTAAATTGAAACTACAACAAGATGAACATGGTTTATCTGATCGTGTGACCACCGGTGTGTTGGCCTCTTTGGAAACTTCAAGagatattaaattgacCTCCGTATCATTGTTATTCCATGGTAAAGTCTTAATTCAAGATTCTCAATTAGAATTGAATTATGGGAGAAGATATGGTCTATTAGGTGAAAATGGGTGTGGTAAATCTACTTTCTTGAAAGCTTTGGCCACAAGAGAATACCCAATTcctgaaaatattgatatttaCTTATTAGATGAACCTGCTGAACCAAGTGAATATTCTGCCTTAGAATACGTTGTTAGAGAAGctcaaaatgaattaaagaGATTGGAAGATTTAGTTGAAAAATACATCGTGGAAGAAGGTCCAGAATGTGAATTATTAGAACCACTTTACGAAAGAATGGACTCTTTAGATCCTGATACTTTTGAAAGTAGAGCTGCCGTTATCTTAATCGGTTTGGGTTTCAATTCAAAGACTATCTTAAAGAAGACTAAAGACATGTCTGGTGGTTGGAAAATGCGTGTTGCTCTAGCTAAAGCCCTTTTCGTTAAGCCAACtctattattattagatgacCCAACTGCCCATTTAGATTTAGAAGCTTGTGTTTGGTTAGAAGAATACTTAAAGAGATTTGACAGAACTTTAGTTTTAGTGTCTCATTCCCAAGATTTCTTGAATGGTGTTTGTACTAACATGTTAGACATGAGAGCCCAAAAGTTGACCGCTTATGGTGGTAATTATGACTCTTATTGGAAGACTCGTTCTGAATTGGAAACTAACCAAACTAAACAATATaacaaacaacaagaagaaattcaacATATCAAGAAGTTTATTGCTTCTGCCGGTACTTATGCTAATTTGGTCAAGCAAGCTAAATCTAGACAAAAGATTTTAGATAAGATGGAAGCTGATGGGTTGATCCAACCTGTTCAAGCTGATAAAGTCTTTTCTTTCAGATTCCCACCTGTGGAAAGATTACCACCTCCAGTGTTGGCTTTCGACTCCATTTCATTCTCTTATGATGGTAATCCAGAAAATAATCtatatgaaaatttggatttcGGTGTTGATATGGACTCCAGAATTGCTCTTGTTGGTCCAAATGGTGTGGGTAAATCTACCTTGTTAAAGATCATGACTGGTGAATTGACTCCACAATCAGGTAGAGTTTCCAGACATACACATGTTAAATTAGGTGTTTACTCACAACATTCTCAAGATCAATTGGATTTAACCAAGTCTGCATTAGAATTCGTTCGTGATAAGTATCCAAACATCTCTCAAGATTTCCAATATTGGAGAGGTCAATTAGGTCGTTATGGGTTAACCGGTGAAGGTCAAACTGTTCAAATGGGTACTTTATCAGAAGGCCAACGTTCGCGTGTTGTTTTCGCTCTTCTAGCATTGGAACAACCAAATGTCCTACTATTAGATGAACCTACTAATGGTCTTGATATCCCAACCATTGATTCTTTGGCTGAAGCtatcaatgaatttaacGGTGGTGTCGTGGTGGTTTCCCATGATTTCAGATTATTAGATAAGATTGCTAAGGATATTTTCGttgttgaaaataaaactgCCACTAGATGGAACGGTAGTATCTTGGAATATAAGACGAAATTGGCCAAGAACGTTGTCTTATGATTTGGGtattatcatcatatttCCATACATCATTAATACACTTCATCtgtatttattatatataaactTTTCATATTTCCTTTTATAActaatatttcatttaattcaattcaatatcaaacgtaaataaaattcaatGCCATTCGTTACATAGTTATTCTATTAAATGCAAAGTTAAatctgaaaatgaatttaacCATTCCTTATCTTTTAACAGAGCCCCATTCTGGAAATTGGTTAAAATTTTACATTCCTTGAAATGTGTGTGTACTGAATCATAATTAATAACAGGTTCTTCAAACTTATATTTGGACTTATTTTTGTTAGTTCTTTTTTTCCTCTTGGATAcaaaagtttcaaattcatcatttgttgTAGTAATCTTAGCAGCAGGTTGTTGTGATTCCAAAAGGTGCTTCAATTTCGCTATATGAggatatttttcaaataattgcAGCAGGGTATATCTATCAGTATGTTCTATAACGTTATTTGCCAACCAAAATCGTGGGGTTTCCTCTTTTAATATGATTTCGGTGAGGTCTAACGGGGCatgaggaagaaaaaataaagtcTTTTCAGAGTTCCAATCCTTATCCGTTGGCCATCGCTCATCAATAGTCCAAGGGTCTACAATTCCTTCGATGTATTCTTTATCCTCTTTACTAAAGACTGGATCATAAATGGATACCGGGATGGTTTCTCGAGATCCCTTAACTTTAATAAAGTCAACCAATTCTAGCAGAAGAGCCAATTGATACTTGGCAGGTGTATCGTCATGGAAAGTTCCAATGGCGAGGCATCGTATTCTATCAATGTCGGTTATGTAAGAGTCTAATGCTTCGCATAAATCTTTGAACATTTGCGAGTCCTTTATGGTAGTCCTATATGCGGTAAgaacttcttcaaatgattttattttggaTATTTTGCCATTGTTCgtcttcttttctaaaATCTTCTTAGCTGAGTCCATGACTAAGCAATGTTTTTTCAGTTTGGTCTATTTCATTATGTTAGATGAATAGAAAGCagtaattttgaaaaatttccatCATTGATGAAGTTTATTATAACGCCTTTCATTTTGGTAGCGCCTCCCTTAATGATGATCTACGGAAActtgaatttaaagaagaagaatagaGACAAAAGATGACACAATAGAGACAAATACTTTCATTGAATTGAGAATACAAAGATGTagaaatataatataaataaagatTGAAATAAAGTGATGATTaggaaaggaaaaaaaaactgaTATAGTTCTAGATATACcattcaaataaatgatgaaaGGGTATATGAGACAGCTTAAGCGACAGTGAATTTaatcattgaaagataATAAAAAGTTGAGATACCAGATCTGAATAGATTATGTCATGTTTTGAAAAGGGAAAAGTGCCTCtataatttgaaagaaaaagttaGAGAAGggaaaaaaacaaataactCAATGAAGTCtctttaaaaaaaaaaaaaaaaaaagtggGAATACCTGAGAGTATTGGAACTTATTACCTCGCTGTAAAccaaaaaaagaaaaaaaatcaatcaaaaaaaaaggtGTTGAAGCAGCGGGTGAGAATGATTAGGTAAAACTTGGTTTTGGAAGGTTGCATTCCTGAGGGATAGCAGTGGCAAAAGAGGCTCCTGCAAATGATTGACTACCACGTCTTAcattattcttctttggagGTGAACGGGAGTTGAAGCTTGCGTTTGAAGTAGGTCTTGAATTGGATCTTGAAGTTGGTTTGGAATTGGTTGATGGACTTGCCATCGCAGTGTGTGGTGCAGAATGTTGTATTTGTCTCGAGgtagatgatgatgacgataaTGGTGGAACATGCATTGTTGATAGGTTGTTCccattgttattattagaatAAGGAAACATTAAATTCATATGAGCCGGTGTTGGTGAGACTGCATTATTTGGCATTTGGTTATTTGTACCACTAGTCAAACTGTAATGCACGTTTGAAACATAAGGATATCCTTGAAATGGATAGCCACCTCCAGTTCCAGGGATAGAGGATCCATTCCCGTGGATCAAAGGTGGAGGTTGAGGGGAATTTTGGTACTGTTGTTGGTAGGCAAATGGGCTTAAAGTTTGTTGAGGATATAGGCCAGGATGCATAATAGGAGGCGTCATGAGTTGAGGTTGTTGGTGTTGTTGCTGTGGAATAGGTGACAGACCCATTGGGTTTAATAGAGCTGCAGGTATGGTAGAGGGAGTGTTTAATGGCGATATAGTCGATGCAATATCATTGTTGCTAGTCACTGCCACTCGgttattgttgtttatCATTGGAGACgcagaagatgatgaagtttgAGATTTTAGTAAAAGATCCTTCAATGTTTGCGTTAGTCTATCAGTACTTTCTGATACAGATTGTTGTTCAAACTGCTTCTCTTGTTTCGAGTGCTTCTTAGGGCGAGAAGGTTTCTTTCCACTTGAGGAACCAGACTTATCATTATTCTGGTTGCCAAAATTTGGTTTTTCACCATTTGGAAGCAGCTGAGGTTCTGGGACATCagttttcttgttcttcttgtcGTGTTTACTCTTATGTTTCCTTTCTGTAGGGTTCAGTTTCTTCGGTTGATTCTTTACCTTGGGCACACTTATAGGTTTGTTCTTGGAATGGACGGGCAGTAGCCTCGAGCTGTTGAAGTACATTGTGTCCGTCGACATATTGTGATGCTATGTTTAATCTTTGGGGTGATACGGTATCAAACAGATGTGTCTAGTTGTTCGTGTTGTATATATGTAGTTGTGTGTTTTAAGATTGAAAGTGTgttctttatcttcaaatttgacTTCTCCTATGCCGCCGTCGCACGCGATGTATATACCAATATTGCATTTATGTATTATATTCCTATTATTTATCTAAAATCTTGGGCAGAGACCGTTTGCAATGGatcctcatcttcttcactgACGATCCACTCCGTCTCAGGATTTTCGTTCATTAATCTATCCCGCATAACTCTTAAGTAACCACGTTCTGTGTTGGAGTGGTTACATACGATGACTGCCTTGCCCAGTTCCTTGTACCTGAGGATCTCATGATGGGATAATTCACCCGTGTAGTAAAGATCTACATCCTCTGATACCTCCTTGAACACGCCAGACCCACTACCTGCACATAACGCTATTTTCTTAATCTTTTTATCAAAGTTTTTATTCAGAATACTCACCTGAGCATGCTGTAATCCCAATGATTTTTGAACGTTTGCAATAATTGCCCTGAATGGCAGTTCCTGCTTCAAAGTGACCACACGACCATATCCTACCTCACCATCGTCTTCACCTTCTGTCCCCGCCACGGCTTCAATAGCGACATTGGATTCGATTATGGAGCTATCATAGTTGACTAACCCATAGGCTAACCAATCATTAACCCCATCCTTAGCAGCATCTACAGCAGTATGTGGAGAGTATACAGATATACCattttgaatcaaatcAATGGCACTGCGATGTTGTGGATTCTTGCAGGGGTTAATAGATTTCCAACTGGGGAAAATGAAAGGGTGATACGCCAGGATCAAACCACATTTTTTCCTGATAGCCTCTTGAGCAACAGCTGTAGTCAAGTCGACCGTGAGAAGAACCTGTACTTTTTTAACGGCTGGTGCCATGTCAGAGCTACTGTTAATAAGGAGACCCGTATTGTCCCAAGCCTTATCCGCATAATGGGCTGGGTAGAACTTAGTAATGGTATCTACGattgttttcaattgagTAGTGCTTAATGCAATCGATTTATTGGCACTCATTTTTGCTTTAGTAGGTGGTATTAACCTATGTATAATCGTCGATGGGATTGTTCATGTGGTAACGTCAAATAGGgcatttttcattgttttcttcGTTGTTGCCGAGTGAGAATTAACGTTTTCTATGAAGCAAGAATAAATCTCTTTTTTATATTCAAGTTAACAAGGGATTACAAGTCGAAAGATGGTCGAAAGATACGAATAGTGTGGTATTTCTAATTACGACagcaaagaaaataaaacaaagtATATTAGTAGCTGCTAGAAAGACTACTGATATATCATCTATTGAATGAGTTTCCTTGGTCTTTCATTTATACCTCCTTGCATAGTGTTCAATTCTGGGTATCTATTCTAACTTCTTTTCaacaactttttttttgctttcttcttgttgtgTGTAAGGTGTGTTACGATACTGTTCATAAGTATATGTATTCCATGGCTCAAAATTTGAGCTTTGTTTTTGGGTTCCTCTTTATGGCGACAGTTGGTTTTAACTTACAAAGTCATAGAAATTATTTCCAAACAAATTATGTTACAATCCATTTTACAAATAGCCTACAAAATAATGTTTATAAGGATATTCTAGTTGTATTTTATGTGACACTCGATAACGTCCGATTACCCTGTctgaaaattcaaaatgaatCTCAAATTCTGTGATAGAAATCAATAATGGCAATGGAGTAGTCATAGAGAAAATGTTGGATACGTAGTGAAACTCAAGGAATGCTTACGGGAGGGCAAAGAAGAAGGCAGAAAGGGGTCATCATTTTTCTCAATGAGGTAATTAAtgtttttaataaaatttgaaaGCTAAATAAATACATTCAGctacaaaaaaaataaattcatttcaCACTCAGTTCATTGTAGTAAGTTCAAAACTGATAAGTTAACATAAGTTTCAAAAGTCTATATATGTCTGAACTGTCCACAATCTCATGAGAAGTTCATACCAATGAAATAATAGTAGCACAAATTAGATAACTATGCATGAACGTCTCTGGTTGTCTACTTTCCAAATACTGGCCAGTGATCTCCTGAATTCTATCTTAACGTTGCTTTGCACAGTCTTTCAAAACTTTTGACCAGAACACCACCTACAAGTACCCCTGACTTCGCAGCAATGGAACTCCTACGTTGAATAAGGCGGGCAAATTATCAGATTGCCTTATTCCTTTGGcattaattcaaaaattaaagCCAGCTATGAACTCTGATTGAACCTTTGAGCTTTCTTTCCAGCATACTGCAGTTTACGTGCTGTGGCCCCCACTTCCTCATCCATACTATCCAGTAACTCATTTTGCTGGCTGAGTTCGTTGTTCAACTCTATAGATAAGTCCTTTTGTCGACGGATCACCGTGTGTAATTGAGCCAACTCTTGATCTTGTTCCTTCGTGATATCCTTCTGTTCCTGCAACATTTGTTGGACGGAACCCTGGTCTCCTCCTCCTAGTTTCCTCCTCCCCGTAGTAAGTTTAACCCCTGACCCTGATGTGTTTGTACGGTTCATAGAAAACAAATCGTCCTGTGAAGATAATTTCATGTCCGATGGAGCAGTTTCGAATATTAAATCGTTTAAATCTTGCTTCAATGTGGACAGTAAATTCTTGTATTTATTCACCTCGACAGGGTCTTCATTGGAGGGAAACTTTGTTAACCAATTCTCAAGGTCAGTCAAGGATAGTCTTAGTTTCATGGATTTCATATTTCTATCCTTGCCATTTTGTGATTTCTTGATTTCctcaaaaatatttttacaATCCCTGAATTTTTCTAGCCAACTCTTGAGACTGTTTAATTGCTTTGCTGGTGATTCTTGATGATCTCGGAGTCGATAGTCATTCCAATTTAATGGTAATTGCAAAAACACTCGAACTAGTTCCGAGTTCTTCCATTTGGtatcaaatgaatcattaaGCATGTCACTTACAAATTTTGCCAATTGAATTCGTCTCTCTTCAGTGATAACAGGGTCTATACTAGTGGTGCTTCTGGTCCAAACGTTAAATATGGGACCATGGTGCCGACTGGGCAACTCATACGGTAATTCGGAATTAAATTCCTTCTCTAAACGCCTCTTCAACTCCAAAAACTCAGAGAACCTTTTATAAATGTGTCTATCCTCCAATACTTGATTGTCATCATTCATAGGATCCTGGTCCCGATCATCCACAACCACTTTCAGATGAATCCCGTAGTTGGCGTAAGAATTGTTAACAATATTCACGTCATCTATGTTTACCTGAGCCATCAATCTCTTCCTCATCTTTTTATGTAACCacaatcttttcttaaGCTTACCAACTTGAACTATTCATCCTTTACCAATTTCTCAACAccttgaaatttcataCGCTACTActtaaaaaatataatatgcCTTGAACAAAACGTATATGAAAACTAACAGCAGATTGAGGAATCAAAAGAATTACGCTTGACCAAGCAAAAACAATATGTCTAAAGTGTTTATCTCTACTACGAACTGTGGGAAGGCTCACGACGctgatattttcaaagtAGCCATATCTATACCATTCACCATTACCGCCTCGGGTGATGGATATATCAAACTATGGAAGAATAAACTATTGGAAAACGAACAACCTCGCGATCATTACATATCacaatttattaataagaCAGGTGTACATCATGTTGATGTGTTTCATTCCATGGAGGCAgagaatttggaattgcTAATTATTACTTGTGTTTCGTTCTCTGGTGAGATATCATTTTGGCAATTTGATTTTaatgagaagaaattgaacaGGATTGAACTGTTTGATTCTCCTGAATGGAATAAGAAGTCATTTTGGGCCATCAAATGGCTAAAATCTGACGATCAAGTCTTGTCTCATAGATTGGCCGCTACTGATGTCAAGGGAACTACTTATGTCTGGAAATTCAATCCTTTCCCCAAGGATGATGGTATCGAGAACACGGATAAAACGATGACAATGAGTAAGTTACAATTACAAGGTGAAATGCCTCCACCTTCTGCAGAAGCTGTATTTGCCACATGTGTCGATATGTCTCATAATGGACTTATTGCCACTGGGTTTGCCAATGGTACTATTGTCGTTTCTCAATTAAGTACATTAAGACCATTATACAATTTCGAAGGGTTTGGCATTCAAggaattgaacaaaatagTAATACTGTACGTGCCGTTAAGTTTTCTCCCGCTGGTTCGCTACTTGCTGTGGCCAATGACTCAGGTTCATTTGGTTGTGTCGCTTTATATGAGACTCAATTTGGAGAAAGAATTGGGAATCTTACTGTCCCCACGCATAGTGGACAGTCTAGTGTGGAGTCATTTGCTCATAGTGGTTGGGTATTTGCCTTGTCATTTAATTCCACTGGTGAATTCTTGGCTACTTCTGGTTATGATAGTAAAGTGAGAGTTTGGGATGTTAAATCCAAGGAACGTGTTACTACCCTTAATATCACAGCTGgtgatattgaaaatgaagatgatattttgttggaggatgaaaatggtgattcattaaaatatcCACCTGTTTTAGACGTCTCGTTTATTAATAAGGGTATCAGAAGTGGAATGAATAGTGATGTCAATGAGGGATTGTGTTGTGTTTGTTTAGATAGAAGTATTAGATGGTATAGAGAAGCTGGTGgtaattaaataatttactaaatttaatataatatgCATAATAAATGATTAAAAAGTCAATTAAAGAgtaaaattaaaaaaaatatattaaaaaaattaaaaaaaattattataaatgTATAGATTGTAGTGtttaaaaaagaaaacttcttcatcaggATCACTCATTTAAGAGCTCCATCTTGAGcgaaaaaatattatcattgagaaataaatatgtttttttttctggTTTGTTCGCAAGAAATAGGAAGTAAGATTTTTTCGTTATGATCAGTATTtatctatttcttcttttaaaaGAAGATATAGCTGAACTCTCCTTTTTCTTGGATTATTGtatatgaattttttttttgaagtGTTTGTAAATCgcatttaatttttcctttattttagattttggaaaaaagACAGGTGGAATATATTGCCTTAATATACCGTTGAGTATGAGTAGTAAGGGTTCTCAAAATTagataaatttgaagttgGCATTGTATTTAAAGAATCGTCAAACTGCCAAGTAGAATTTGTACCAAATTGAGAAAACTGTGGGTGTGGTTGCTTCTTGGAACCACAACCATAATTGAATTGAGtattaaaattataatTGCTATCAATCGAAATTGGTGAACTCATaaaattattgttgttgttcaCACTAGGAGGAACATATGAACTCTTATCATCGGCGTAGTAACATGGAGAAGATGAGAATACATTATTATTCGAAGTGTATCTTGGAGTTTCGTAACCAGGTGAAGGAGCCACAGTGTAATTATTTGTagatgatggtgatggaAGATGGTACATTGAATTTGTGGCATGTTGAATTGATGGAAGTTGTGGAGTAGTACTCTTAACGTAATCTTGGCAATACATTTTAAAAGCAAATGCCAAATCTTCATAGAGCATGaatttatcatcaaatAAACTCCACTCAAATACATTCAACCATGTTCTTTCATActcattaattaattgaatatccATACCAGTAGCTTGTGACCAAGATTTATTGGTAAATgttttatcatcattaaatttatttgcCAAGATAAAGGcaatcattgaattttgataaatgaCATTGACAGTATTACCACCAATAGATTCAATACCTGCAgataatttatcaatatacttgaataaataatcgATGGCTAAGAAGATGGACACTGAAGGTAATCTAGTAGCATTTAAGACAGAATGAATAcctttaatgaaaatatcagCAGTTTGATTAGATCCagaattttcattaatcaaAGAAGCACTGGTTCCAAAAGCAATATAAGCATTCTTAACGAAAAACTCAGAcattaatttaatatcatAATCCAATACTTGAGAGACACCTCCATTGACCTTTTCTGATTTAGCAGCATTAATCTGTGCTGGAGGTTGCATAATTGGAATATTGTTTTGAtaaccattattattgttattattattaaataacaAACCtggaggtggtggtggtggaggAGCATGATGAGCGGGTAACAACATAGATTGACtatgatgatgaaagtTGTTTAATGGTGGATATCCATTACCattcatattattattgtttgcAAAATATGATTGAACATTTGGTTGCACAGGAATAATTGGCAATGGATGAGCATTAGGAGGgacagcagcagcagcaggTATATCATTTCTTGTTGATGATACCTGTGGGTAATAGCTGTATTGGTTCATGGTTGGGAGTTGGTGATATTGAATATCATTTAGCGAATGAGTTGGATAATGATGACCCATAGGTTTTGAAGGTAGTTGATTACCCATAAAACGTGAATGTTCAACACTGATTTGGTTGGGATAATAATTAATAGCACTTgccattattaattaataaaacaGGAGAAAAAAATGTGATCAggtaaaataaaaaataaaccTTTTGATTTGAGATCTTGACTTAGAAGCTAAAATGAAAAAAGTAgcaaataaaaaaagatttgttgtttgttatATGAGACGATAGAATATAATTGTTGGATTCacaatatatattcaaaacGTTTCAATAAGTAAgacaaattaaatgaataattATCTTGAATATCTCTTGAGTGTAAGTTTCTGAGAGATAATAGGTTGtatccaattcaaaaaaaagaGAGACAATGAAGACTCGTAATAATATAACCAAAAAGTGTAATGGAAATAAAATGTCCGAGAAGCTTATTGCTTATTGttttggtgatgatgagatagaaatgaattaaaaCTTGAAACCACCTAAAAGTGCACTATTTGATACCGACCAGCCAGGTTTGTTTTTAATTCAAACACGAGCAAAAATGGAAGGAAGCAGTTAAAGAAAAGGATAAAACGCCTTTTGCTATAACTCAATAGTTGGAAGCAGCAATGATATACTAAAGAGTATGAGAAAACCAGGAAATTATGAAGAATGAGACTTCTGTAATAacctttccaatttgaagtTGGAGAGTAGTTTTCTTGTAAggtttctttaatatagTCAAACCCTGTCAGTTTTAGGAAGGATGCAGTTAATTTCTTATCGTTGgatagaagaaattgggGGTCTTAGTTCTCTGAGAGAGGCAGAGAGAGTCAGATCAGAGGGTGAGAAACACCTCTTTGTTATATACCTCCAGTGGTGGGTCGTCCACCTTACGGGGTTCAATGAATTTCGCTGTgaatggaaaaaaaaaattctcaGCGACACAAATTTGTCACTCAAACTGGGCAGGGTAACGTTTATCAGGAATATATTACTTCTTGGTGTGTTTATATTGTAAACTTATCAAAAGGTGTATTGGGTGTGCTATTTTTTTACTAAAAGCTACATTGGGCTGTGAGCTTGCGTCTATTTCATCTATACAGTTATTGACAGAAGCACTATCTCGTAAAAactatattatattatatgCTATGTTTTTTGGTATGCTATACTACGTGTCCGTGACTAGACGGTGACTTAGTAGGGATGTTCGTAGGGAACGGGGTTTTCTGGAGGAAGCAGGAGTTGGTGCTGGTGTATCCTGCATGCTCATGGTTTCATCCTGTAACAAAGGTTCTGGCTGATCCCAGGCGTCTGCATCTGTTTCTGCTGTGACACTCATGTTTATATCCACATCAGAGGTATCAGGTAGCCATCGTACTTTCTTTAATGGAGCTGAAGATGTCGCCGTTGCTGCTGTCATTTCGTTCTTGGTCGCTCTATATTCTAATTTTTCCTCTCTGACACCATaatcttcattaattaaCAACTTACCAAACTCTTCAAACTCTTCATCCAATTTGATTAAATCTTGTATCACATTGGCTAAATTTTGTTCATTGGCCAAACACGTGGACAAGAATTTGCACCTTTGcattaatatttcattttgaaataatttttc includes:
- the SKI8 gene encoding SKI complex subunit WD repeat protein SKI8 (ancestral locus Anc_3.526); its protein translation is MSKVFISTTNCGKAHDADIFKVAISIPFTITASGDGYIKLWKNKLLENEQPRDHYISQFINKTGVHHVDVFHSMEAENLELLIITCVSFSGEISFWQFDFNEKKLNRIELFDSPEWNKKSFWAIKWLKSDDQVLSHRLAATDVKGTTYVWKFNPFPKDDGIENTDKTMTMSKLQLQGEMPPPSAEAVFATCVDMSHNGLIATGFANGTIVVSQLSTLRPLYNFEGFGIQGIEQNSNTVRAVKFSPAGSLLAVANDSGSFGCVALYETQFGERIGNLTVPTHSGQSSVESFAHSGWVFALSFNSTGEFLATSGYDSKVRVWDVKSKERVTTLNITAGDIENEDDILLEDENGDSLKYPPVLDVSFINKGIRSGMNSDVNEGLCCVCLDRSIRWYREAGGN
- the CLG1 gene encoding Clg1p (ancestral locus Anc_3.527); its protein translation is MASAINYYPNQISVEHSRFMGNQLPSKPMGHHYPTHSLNDIQYHQLPTMNQYSYYPQVSSTRNDIPAAAAVPPNAHPLPIIPVQPNVQSYFANNNNMNGNGYPPLNNFHHHSQSMLLPAHHAPPPPPPPGLLFNNNNNNNGYQNNIPIMQPPAQINAAKSEKVNGGVSQVLDYDIKLMSEFFVKNAYIAFGTSASLINENSGSNQTADIFIKGIHSVLNATRLPSVSIFLAIDYLFKYIDKLSAGIESIGGNTVNVIYQNSMIAFILANKFNDDKTFTNKSWSQATGMDIQLINEYERTWLNVFEWSLFDDKFMLYEDLAFAFKMYCQDYVKSTTPQLPSIQHATNSMYHLPSPSSTNNYTVAPSPGYETPRYTSNNNVFSSSPCYYADDKSSYVPPSVNNNNNFMSSPISIDSNYNFNTQFNYGCGSKKQPHPQFSQFGTNSTWQFDDSLNTMPTSNLSNFENPYYSYSTVY